Genomic segment of Coffea arabica cultivar ET-39 chromosome 1e, Coffea Arabica ET-39 HiFi, whole genome shotgun sequence:
CTGAGTGTGATCAATGTAAACCCTTGACTTATGCAACCATCGTTCACTTTTACAAGCCAGAAAATCCAGAATTGCTAAAAGATGCCACTAGGGTTTTGAAAGACTCATTAAGCGAAGCCTTGGCAGCTTTTTATCCTCTTGCTGGACGTTTATTCCAGAAAGATGGAGGCCGAGTTGAGCTGCGTTGCAATTCCATGGGCGCTTTACTTCTTGAAGCTCAATCTGAGCTCAAAATCGAGGATTTTGGAGACTTTTGCCCATCGCCACAAATCAGTGCCCTGATCCCACCTATAGATTACAATAATACTCCCCTTCATGAGGTACCGCTCCTTCTAGGGCAAATCACAAGGTTTGCCTGTGGTGGTGTTTCTTTAGGCTTGGCCGTGTCACATGTCATTGTGGACGGTCAAAGCGGGTGTCATTTTGCTGCCGAATGGGCAAAGATTGCACGCGGTGAAAAATCTGATGATCAACCATACCTAGATCGTACAATTCTTCAACAATATGAAGAGTACCCATCGTCAATAGCTCCAAAATTACAATACTCGGACTTTTACCCACTACCCGTCCTGATAGGCCAGTCTAGCAGCTTAGAAGAGCGTAAAAAGGCTACTACCTGTGCCATGTTTCCGTTAAGTAAAGAACAAATTGAGCAGCTCAAGAACAACGTCAACAACCACCACGATTTGGTTCACAAAACTAGCAATCATCCGCCATTTAGCCGGTTTGTAGCTGTATCTGCGCATATATGGAAGTGCTTATCCAAGGCCCGTATGCACAGCCCCGACCAAGAAACTGTTCTATATGTGACTGTGGATTTTCGCAGTCGGCTTAAACCACCCTTGCCCGGAAGGTACTTTGGAAATGCTGTCTTACCTGTGCCAGCAAGAGCTATTGCAGGTGATCTCCAATCGAGGCCACCAAGCTATGCTTCAAGCAAAATTAAGGAAGCAATAGACAAGGTTACAGATGAGTATGTAAGGTCATATCTTGCTTGTATGAAGAACATGCCCGAGGTATCTAGCAGTCGACATTTTCACACTGTTGGTTGTGCACAGGGGTTGTTCTTTGGAAATCCCAATTTGCTTATTACTAGTTGGGTTGGGCTGGACGTGTACAAAGTCAATTTTGGGGGGGGAGAAGCAACTTCCATGACCCCTGGGTCATTAGGTTATGATGGAAGACTCTTCCTTATTCCTGGTCCTAATGGGGATGGATCGTTGATTATCCCACTGCGCCTGCAAGTAGAACATATTAATGCTTTTAAGAAGTATTTCTATGAAGATATATAATGATGTAGACTCACAAGGTTGGTACTAATATAGTTTGTGTAGTTTCATGGGGCTCACTGAAAAGCTTAGTCATATGTAAGTAAACATTAATTGCCACTaacatttgaatttatttgtCGGACAGGGAACCAACGAATTGGCAGCTGCTGGAGAACAGTTTGAAGAGCTATTATTGCAGGCAAACGGGACGTGGATCTTTTCAGAAATGGAAGATGGAGTAGACGGAAACCAAAAATTTGTCTCTTAAGGTAGTAATAAATAAGGAGACTTTTACTCCCTGAGATAGCTTGTATGACCATTACTATGTCCTTTTTCTTAAAACAAATACTATATTAATCTTGTATGTACTGAAAGTGGATACACTAACTCAGTGCAATTTCCTTTGTGTCCTTTATGGCATGTTGGTTCTATGTAATCaactcaatccagttcttaTCATGTactttttcatttgtgagcTTGAATGGGATGTAAATTTTGTTCTAAATGGAAATGGAAGTATAAAAGTGTACGTGCGGTTCCCATGACTCCTCCGTTAGCTCCTCTAAATTTACTGTATAGCAATTTACATTTCTAATTTGTTTGAAGATAAAAGATTGAAAACATTTGCCCAAGGCCTTGAAAACAAAAGACCAAAATGGTAACTTTTCCTTAATAACAAGATCTTCTGTGAGAACTGGTCAATTCTATATCTTTGTTGTGCAATAGATATGTTATATTAAAAAAGACCCAAACAAGTTACACAATTGCAAATCATAAAAGAGTAAATTAGTTGATAATCAACCaa
This window contains:
- the LOC113704193 gene encoding hydroxycinnamoyl-CoA:piscidic acid hydroxycinnamoyltransferase; protein product: MVNLIASHIVKPAKPEVMYLSECDQCKPLTYATIVHFYKPENPELLKDATRVLKDSLSEALAAFYPLAGRLFQKDGGRVELRCNSMGALLLEAQSELKIEDFGDFCPSPQISALIPPIDYNNTPLHEVPLLLGQITRFACGGVSLGLAVSHVIVDGQSGCHFAAEWAKIARGEKSDDQPYLDRTILQQYEEYPSSIAPKLQYSDFYPLPVLIGQSSSLEERKKATTCAMFPLSKEQIEQLKNNVNNHHDLVHKTSNHPPFSRFVAVSAHIWKCLSKARMHSPDQETVLYVTVDFRSRLKPPLPGRYFGNAVLPVPARAIAGDLQSRPPSYASSKIKEAIDKVTDEYVRSYLACMKNMPEVSSSRHFHTVGCAQGLFFGNPNLLITSWVGLDVYKVNFGGGEATSMTPGSLGYDGRLFLIPGPNGDGSLIIPLRLQVEHINAFKKYFYEDI